One Streptomyces sp. RPA4-2 genomic window carries:
- a CDS encoding 3-hydroxyacyl-CoA dehydrogenase NAD-binding domain-containing protein, which yields MNAHGPVHRVAIVGTGTIGASWATHYLARGFEVTATDPAPAAEEALRAYVAEAWDAAAALGAEPGTSPDRLRFTTDMREAVADADFVQENAPERPELKVRLFADIDDATPPDAIIASSSSGITMSVIQAECRNPQRTLIGHPFNPPHIIPLVEVVGGTKTAPETVRDAMSFYTAIGKKPIHLKKELPGHVANRLQAALYREVVHLIDQGVLDVADSDDAVSWGPGLRWGVMGPNLLWHLGGGEGGIQHFMETLMPGMAGMWHELGDPELTPELKEKIVGGVLEEADGHSVGELAARRDALLLSLLAVRGSGPRDDTTGRPA from the coding sequence ATGAACGCACACGGACCCGTCCATCGCGTAGCGATCGTCGGCACCGGCACCATCGGTGCGAGCTGGGCGACGCACTATCTCGCCCGGGGCTTCGAGGTCACGGCGACCGACCCCGCCCCCGCCGCGGAGGAGGCGCTCAGGGCGTACGTGGCCGAAGCATGGGACGCGGCGGCCGCGCTCGGCGCCGAACCCGGAACCTCACCCGACCGTCTCCGATTCACCACCGACATGCGAGAGGCCGTCGCGGACGCCGATTTCGTCCAGGAGAACGCGCCGGAGCGCCCGGAGCTGAAGGTCAGGCTGTTCGCCGACATCGACGACGCGACGCCGCCGGACGCGATCATCGCGTCGAGCTCGTCGGGCATCACGATGAGCGTCATCCAGGCCGAGTGCCGGAATCCGCAGCGCACCCTCATCGGGCATCCCTTCAACCCCCCGCACATCATCCCGCTCGTCGAGGTCGTCGGCGGAACGAAGACCGCCCCGGAGACCGTCCGGGACGCCATGTCCTTCTACACGGCGATCGGCAAGAAGCCGATCCATCTCAAGAAGGAGCTCCCTGGACACGTCGCCAACCGCCTCCAGGCCGCTTTGTACCGCGAGGTCGTCCACCTGATCGATCAAGGGGTGCTGGACGTCGCGGACTCCGACGACGCGGTGTCCTGGGGCCCAGGACTCAGGTGGGGTGTGATGGGCCCCAACCTGCTGTGGCATCTCGGCGGAGGCGAGGGCGGCATCCAGCACTTCATGGAGACCCTCATGCCGGGGATGGCCGGGATGTGGCACGAACTGGGCGACCCGGAACTCACGCCCGAACTCAAGGAGAAGATCGTCGGCGGGGTCCTGGAGGAGGCGGACGGCCACTCCGTCGGCGAACTGGCCGCCCGGCGTGACGCGTTGCTGCTCAGCCTGCTGGCCGTACGGGGATCCGGCCCACGCGACGACACTACCGGCCGGCCGGCATGA
- a CDS encoding nuclear transport factor 2 family protein: MTQRVELATLMDRFAVDGLVTEYAVAVDDGDWEAYRRLFAPDGRADYRSAGGIEGDAGQVAGWLARSMELFPMRQHLIVNRRLRFGVLDQDRGDTARVQADYINPMRFAGDDDGSTAPDFVCGGRYAFALVRTDLGWRLREVVVQEKWRRMPQPRQEPAVT, translated from the coding sequence ATGACGCAGCGTGTGGAGCTCGCGACCCTGATGGACCGGTTCGCAGTGGACGGACTCGTCACCGAGTACGCGGTGGCGGTCGACGACGGCGACTGGGAGGCCTACCGGCGGCTGTTCGCGCCGGACGGCCGCGCGGACTACCGCTCCGCCGGCGGTATCGAGGGGGACGCCGGCCAGGTCGCGGGGTGGCTCGCGCGGAGCATGGAGCTGTTCCCCATGCGCCAGCATCTGATCGTCAACCGACGCCTGCGGTTCGGCGTACTGGACCAGGACAGGGGCGACACCGCCCGGGTGCAGGCCGACTACATCAATCCGATGCGCTTCGCGGGCGACGACGACGGATCCACCGCACCGGACTTCGTGTGCGGCGGGCGGTACGCCTTCGCGCTGGTGCGTACGGACCTCGGCTGGCGTCTGCGCGAGGTGGTCGTCCAGGAGAAATGGCGCCGCATGCCGCAGCCGCGTCAGGAACCCGCCGTCACCTGA
- the lnt gene encoding apolipoprotein N-acyltransferase, with protein sequence MTRFDRWLTSPWRRAIVAAPAGALPVFAFPAPSWWWFAYVALVPWILLARTAPTGKRAAYDGWFGGLGFMLAVHHWLLPSLNVFTVVIAGLLGTLWAPWGWLVRRFLGGVPSAGQVGAALVVLPSSWLGVELVRSWQGLGGPWGLLGSSQWQVTPALRLASVGGVWLLSFLVVAVNVAVAVLMAVRRSRRPAVATAVTGLVATAAATSAAWVWSPRPDTDGQVRVAVVQPGVMGGGAGAGAEKRFAREEALTRTLAGRHVDLVVWGESSVGVDLAGRPDLADRITALSRETGADILVNVDARRSDRPGIYKSSVLVGPHGPTGARYDKMRLVPFGEYIPARSLLGWATSVGKAAGEDRRRGTEQVVMDAGHGLRVGPMICFETAFPDMSRHLAQDGAEVLLAQSSTSSFQDSWAPEQHASLAALRAAETGRPMVHATLTGVSAVYGPSGERLGSWLGTDASEAAVYEVPLARGVTPYVRFGDWPVHVALLVLAALCATEGVRALRLRRTAPGPLAPPARTVHESPVRPGR encoded by the coding sequence ATGACGAGGTTCGACCGCTGGCTCACCTCTCCCTGGCGGCGGGCGATCGTCGCCGCGCCGGCGGGTGCGCTGCCGGTGTTCGCCTTCCCCGCCCCGTCGTGGTGGTGGTTCGCCTACGTCGCCCTCGTGCCTTGGATCCTGCTGGCCCGCACCGCCCCGACGGGCAAACGCGCCGCGTACGACGGCTGGTTCGGCGGCCTGGGTTTCATGCTGGCCGTGCACCACTGGCTGCTGCCGAGCCTCAATGTCTTCACGGTCGTCATCGCGGGACTGCTCGGGACGCTGTGGGCGCCCTGGGGCTGGCTGGTACGACGGTTCCTCGGCGGTGTGCCCTCGGCCGGGCAGGTCGGAGCCGCGCTCGTGGTGCTGCCGTCGAGCTGGCTGGGTGTCGAACTCGTCCGGTCCTGGCAGGGATTGGGTGGACCGTGGGGTCTGCTCGGGTCGAGCCAGTGGCAGGTGACGCCCGCGCTGCGGCTCGCCTCGGTCGGCGGGGTGTGGCTGCTGAGCTTCCTGGTGGTGGCCGTCAACGTCGCCGTCGCGGTCCTGATGGCCGTGCGCCGGTCGCGCAGGCCGGCCGTCGCCACCGCCGTCACCGGACTCGTCGCCACCGCCGCCGCCACCTCGGCGGCCTGGGTCTGGTCCCCGCGCCCGGACACCGACGGCCAGGTGCGCGTCGCCGTCGTACAGCCCGGCGTCATGGGCGGCGGTGCCGGAGCCGGCGCGGAGAAGCGCTTCGCACGCGAGGAGGCGCTCACCCGCACGCTCGCCGGACGCCACGTCGACCTCGTCGTCTGGGGCGAGAGCAGCGTCGGCGTCGACCTGGCCGGCCGCCCCGACCTGGCGGACCGGATCACCGCGCTGTCCCGCGAGACCGGCGCCGACATCCTCGTGAACGTCGACGCGCGGCGCTCCGACCGGCCGGGGATATACAAGAGTTCGGTGCTGGTGGGACCGCACGGACCGACCGGCGCCCGCTACGACAAGATGCGTCTCGTCCCCTTCGGTGAGTACATACCGGCGCGTTCCCTTCTCGGCTGGGCGACCTCGGTCGGCAAGGCGGCGGGCGAGGACCGCAGGCGCGGCACCGAGCAGGTGGTGATGGACGCCGGGCACGGACTGCGGGTCGGACCGATGATCTGCTTCGAGACGGCGTTCCCGGACATGAGCCGGCATCTCGCGCAGGACGGAGCCGAAGTGCTGCTCGCCCAGTCGTCGACCTCGTCGTTCCAGGACAGCTGGGCGCCCGAGCAGCATGCCTCGCTGGCCGCGCTGCGGGCCGCCGAGACCGGCCGTCCGATGGTGCACGCGACCCTGACCGGTGTGTCCGCCGTCTACGGGCCGAGCGGCGAGCGGCTCGGCTCCTGGCTCGGCACGGACGCGAGCGAGGCGGCGGTGTACGAGGTGCCGCTGGCGCGGGGGGTCACCCCGTACGTCCGGTTCGGCGACTGGCCGGTGCACGTGGCGCTGCTGGTACTGGCGGCCCTGTGCGCCACCGAGGGCGTCCGCGCGCTCAGGCTGCGGCGGACCGCTCCTGGACCGCTCGCACCACCCGCTCGCACAGTTCATGAGTCGCCAGTGCGTCCTGGGCGCTGA
- a CDS encoding crotonase/enoyl-CoA hydratase family protein produces the protein MNTEPTTGTPADTPTVHTEELDAVLVITMDRPRVRNAVDGATARALADAFDRLDARDDLLVGVLTGAGGTFSAGMDLKAYAAGDTPIIPGRGFAGLTRTRLHTPLIAAVEGWALGGGTEMALACDMIVAAQDATFGLTEVTVGLVPPEGGIVRLPERIPRNIAVEVLLTGDPLPAERAHQLGLVNHLTPSGHALAKAVEVARRIARNAPLSIAAVKRAVNERTAYGDQEAFRQQDRLVAPVLASHDAQEGAHAFAEKRSPHWEGR, from the coding sequence ATGAACACCGAACCCACCACCGGCACCCCGGCCGACACTCCCACCGTGCACACCGAGGAGCTCGACGCGGTCCTCGTGATCACGATGGACCGGCCGAGGGTACGCAACGCTGTCGACGGCGCCACCGCGCGGGCCCTGGCCGATGCCTTCGACCGGCTCGACGCCCGCGACGACCTGCTGGTCGGTGTGCTCACCGGGGCCGGCGGCACCTTCAGCGCGGGCATGGACCTCAAGGCGTACGCGGCCGGAGACACCCCGATCATCCCCGGGCGGGGCTTCGCGGGACTCACCCGGACCCGACTCCACACCCCCCTCATCGCCGCCGTCGAGGGCTGGGCGCTGGGCGGCGGCACCGAGATGGCCCTCGCCTGCGACATGATCGTCGCGGCCCAGGACGCCACCTTCGGTCTCACCGAGGTGACGGTCGGCCTGGTCCCCCCTGAAGGGGGCATCGTGCGCCTGCCCGAACGCATCCCCCGCAACATCGCCGTCGAGGTCCTACTCACCGGCGATCCCCTGCCCGCCGAACGGGCTCATCAACTCGGCCTCGTCAACCACCTCACCCCCTCCGGCCACGCGCTCGCCAAGGCCGTGGAGGTGGCTCGCCGCATCGCGCGCAACGCGCCGCTGTCCATCGCTGCCGTCAAACGCGCGGTCAACGAGCGGACCGCGTACGGCGACCAGGAGGCGTTCCGCCAGCAGGACCGGCTCGTCGCACCGGTCCTCGCGTCCCACGACGCGCAGGAAGGCGCCCACGCCTTCGCCGAAAAGCGCTCACCCCACTGGGAAGGCCGCTGA
- a CDS encoding Gfo/Idh/MocA family protein, which produces MKVGCIGLGDIAQKAYLPVLGVQPGVELHLQTRTPATLARVADSLRLPQGQRHTDLTELLAQDLDAAFVHAATVAHPEIVARLLEAGVPTFVDKPLAYELSASQELVRLAEERDVSLAVGFNRRHAPGYAQCLEHPRELILMQKNRTGLPEVPRTMILDDFIHVVDTLRFLVPGPVDDVTVRARVEGGLLHHVVLQLAGDGFTALGVMNRLSGSAEEILEVSGQDTKRQVLNLAEVIDHKGQPSVRRRGDWVPVARQRGIEQGVLVFLDAVRAGKVLSAQDALATHELCERVVRAVQERSAAA; this is translated from the coding sequence GTGAAGGTCGGCTGCATCGGACTCGGCGACATCGCGCAGAAGGCGTATCTGCCGGTGCTCGGGGTTCAGCCGGGGGTCGAGCTGCATCTGCAGACCCGGACGCCCGCGACGCTCGCCCGGGTCGCGGACAGCCTCCGCCTTCCGCAGGGGCAGCGGCACACCGACCTGACGGAGCTGCTGGCCCAGGATCTCGACGCGGCCTTCGTGCACGCGGCCACCGTGGCGCACCCCGAGATCGTCGCGCGGCTCCTGGAAGCGGGCGTACCGACGTTCGTCGACAAGCCGCTCGCCTACGAACTCTCCGCGTCGCAGGAGCTGGTCCGGCTCGCGGAGGAACGCGACGTCAGCCTCGCCGTCGGCTTCAACCGGCGCCACGCACCCGGGTACGCGCAGTGCCTCGAACATCCGCGTGAGCTGATCCTGATGCAGAAGAACCGCACAGGGCTGCCCGAGGTGCCGCGCACGATGATCCTCGACGACTTCATCCACGTCGTGGACACCCTGCGGTTCCTGGTGCCGGGGCCGGTCGACGACGTGACGGTGCGGGCCCGTGTCGAGGGCGGACTGCTCCACCACGTCGTACTCCAGCTCGCGGGCGACGGCTTCACGGCGCTCGGTGTGATGAACCGGCTCAGCGGCTCGGCCGAGGAGATCCTCGAGGTCTCCGGCCAGGACACCAAGCGTCAGGTGCTCAACCTCGCCGAGGTGATCGACCACAAGGGCCAGCCCAGCGTGCGACGGCGCGGGGACTGGGTGCCGGTGGCCCGCCAGCGCGGCATAGAGCAGGGCGTGCTCGTCTTCCTCGACGCCGTACGCGCGGGCAAGGTGCTCAGCGCCCAGGACGCACTGGCGACTCATGAACTGTGCGAGCGGGTGGTGCGAGCGGTCCAGGAGCGGTCCGCCGCAGCCTGA
- the ung gene encoding uracil-DNA glycosylase yields the protein MTDTAMLPESWRGVLGDELQQPYFKELTEFVEEERAKGPVYPPREEVFAALDATPYERVKVLVLGQDPYHGEGQGHGLCFSVRPGVRTPPSLRNIYKEMKEELGTPIPDNGYLMPWAEQGVLLLNAVLTVRSGEANSHKGKGWERFTDAVIRSVADRPDPAVFVLWGNYAQKKLPLIDEDRHIVVKGAHPSPLSAKKFFGSRPFTQINEAVAQQGHDPIDWRIPDLG from the coding sequence GTGACCGACACCGCCATGCTGCCCGAGTCCTGGCGCGGCGTCCTGGGCGACGAACTGCAGCAGCCCTACTTCAAGGAACTCACCGAGTTCGTCGAGGAGGAGCGAGCCAAGGGTCCCGTCTACCCTCCGCGCGAAGAGGTCTTCGCCGCGCTGGACGCGACACCGTACGAGCGGGTGAAGGTGCTGGTCCTCGGCCAGGACCCGTACCACGGCGAGGGCCAGGGACACGGCCTGTGTTTCTCGGTGCGCCCCGGAGTGAGGACTCCGCCCTCCCTGCGGAACATCTACAAGGAGATGAAGGAGGAGCTCGGCACCCCGATCCCGGACAACGGCTATCTGATGCCGTGGGCCGAGCAGGGCGTCCTGCTGCTCAACGCGGTGCTGACCGTGCGCTCCGGTGAGGCCAACTCCCACAAGGGCAAGGGCTGGGAGAGGTTCACGGACGCGGTGATCCGCTCCGTGGCCGACCGGCCCGACCCGGCGGTCTTCGTACTCTGGGGGAACTACGCGCAGAAGAAGCTCCCGCTCATCGACGAGGACCGGCACATCGTGGTGAAGGGCGCGCACCCCTCGCCGCTCTCCGCCAAGAAGTTCTTCGGCTCCCGGCCGTTCACACAGATCAACGAGGCCGTGGCGCAGCAGGGCCATGACCCGATCGACTGGCGGATTCCGGACCTCGGCTGA
- a CDS encoding glyceraldehyde-3-phosphate dehydrogenase — MTVNDDAFTNWKTREEIAESMIPIIGKLHRERDVTVLLHSRSLVNKSVVSLLKTHRFARQIAGAELSVTETLPFLQALTTLDLGPSQIDLGMLAATYRSDDLGLSVQEFTARAVAGATGADKIERREPRDVVLYGFGRIGRLVARLLIEKAGSGNGLRLRAVVVRQGGEQDIVKRASLLRRDSIHGQFQGTITVDEANSTIIANGNAIKVIYAGDPSEVDYTAYGIKDAILIDNTGKWRDREGLSKHLRPGIDKVVLTAPGKGDVPNIVHGVNHDTIKPDEQILSCASCTTNAIVPPLKAMADEYGVLRGHVETVHSFTNDQNLLDNYHSSDRRGRSAPLNMVITETGAASAVAKALPDLKAPITGSSIRVPVPDVSIAILSLRLGRETTREEVLDHLREVSLTSPLKRQIDFTTAPDAVSSDFIGSRHASIVDAGATKVDGDNAILYLWYDNEFGYSCQVIRVVQHVSGVEYPTYPVPAV, encoded by the coding sequence GTGACTGTCAATGACGACGCGTTCACCAACTGGAAGACCCGCGAGGAGATCGCGGAGTCGATGATCCCGATCATCGGGAAGCTGCACCGGGAGCGGGACGTCACGGTCCTCCTCCACAGCCGCTCCTTGGTGAACAAGTCGGTGGTCAGCCTTCTCAAGACCCACCGGTTCGCCCGGCAGATCGCCGGTGCGGAGCTCTCCGTCACCGAGACACTGCCGTTCCTCCAGGCGCTGACCACGCTCGATCTCGGGCCCTCCCAGATCGACCTCGGCATGCTCGCCGCGACGTACCGGAGCGACGACCTCGGGCTCTCCGTACAGGAGTTCACCGCCAGGGCCGTCGCCGGCGCCACGGGCGCGGACAAGATCGAGCGCCGCGAGCCGCGCGACGTCGTCCTCTACGGTTTCGGCCGCATCGGCAGGCTCGTCGCCCGCCTGCTGATCGAGAAGGCCGGCTCCGGCAACGGACTGCGGCTGCGCGCCGTCGTCGTCCGCCAGGGCGGGGAACAGGACATCGTCAAGCGCGCCTCGCTGCTGCGCCGCGACTCCATCCACGGCCAGTTCCAGGGCACGATCACCGTCGACGAGGCGAACAGCACGATCATCGCCAACGGCAACGCGATCAAGGTGATCTACGCCGGCGACCCGAGCGAGGTCGACTACACGGCGTACGGCATCAAGGACGCCATCCTCATCGACAACACCGGCAAGTGGCGTGACCGCGAGGGACTCTCGAAGCACCTGCGCCCCGGGATCGACAAGGTGGTGCTCACCGCGCCCGGCAAGGGCGACGTCCCCAACATCGTGCACGGCGTCAACCACGACACGATCAAGCCGGACGAGCAGATCCTGTCCTGCGCCTCCTGTACCACCAACGCGATCGTCCCGCCGCTGAAGGCGATGGCCGACGAGTACGGCGTCCTGCGCGGTCATGTGGAGACCGTCCACTCGTTCACCAACGACCAGAACCTGCTGGACAATTACCACAGCTCCGACCGCCGGGGCCGCTCCGCGCCGCTCAACATGGTCATCACCGAGACGGGGGCCGCCTCCGCCGTCGCCAAGGCCCTGCCCGACCTCAAGGCCCCGATCACCGGCAGCTCGATCCGAGTCCCGGTGCCGGACGTCTCGATCGCCATCCTCAGCCTGCGGCTGGGCCGCGAGACCACCCGCGAGGAGGTCCTCGACCACCTCCGCGAGGTGTCGCTGACCTCGCCGCTCAAGCGTCAGATCGACTTCACCACCGCCCCCGACGCGGTGTCGAGCGACTTCATCGGTTCACGCCACGCCTCGATCGTCGACGCCGGCGCCACCAAGGTCGACGGGGACAACGCGATCCTCTACCTCTGGTACGACAACGAGTTCGGCTACTCCTGCCAGGTCATCCGGGTCGTCCAGCACGTCTCCGGGGTCGAGTACCCGACCTACCCGGTACCGGCCGTCTGA
- a CDS encoding SDR family oxidoreductase — protein sequence MTALPELSGKVALVTGASRGIGYGVAEALIARGDRVCITGRNEDALKEAVETLGADRVIGVAGKAHDEAHQAVAVERTMEAFGRVDYLVNNAGTNPVFGPMADLDLNVARKVFETNVVSALGFAQLTWKAWQSENGGAIVNIASVAGISPSPFIGAYGMSKAAMINLTVQLAHEFAPKVRVNAIAPAVVKTKFAQALYEGREAEAAASYPLGRLGVPSDIGGAAAFLTSAQSDWITGQTLVVDGGIFLNAGVG from the coding sequence ATGACCGCACTTCCCGAACTCTCCGGCAAGGTCGCCCTCGTCACCGGCGCGAGCCGTGGCATCGGCTACGGCGTCGCGGAGGCCCTCATCGCCCGCGGTGACCGCGTGTGCATCACCGGCCGCAACGAGGACGCTCTCAAGGAGGCCGTCGAGACACTCGGTGCCGACCGCGTCATCGGTGTCGCGGGCAAGGCGCACGACGAGGCCCACCAGGCCGTCGCCGTCGAGCGCACCATGGAGGCCTTCGGCCGCGTCGACTACCTGGTCAACAACGCGGGCACGAACCCGGTGTTCGGCCCCATGGCCGACCTGGACCTCAATGTGGCGCGCAAGGTCTTCGAGACCAACGTCGTCTCGGCGCTCGGCTTCGCCCAGCTGACCTGGAAGGCCTGGCAGAGCGAGAACGGCGGCGCGATCGTCAACATCGCGTCCGTCGCCGGCATCTCTCCCTCGCCGTTCATCGGCGCGTACGGCATGAGCAAGGCCGCCATGATCAACCTGACCGTGCAGCTGGCGCACGAGTTCGCGCCCAAGGTGCGGGTCAACGCGATCGCGCCCGCCGTCGTCAAGACCAAGTTCGCGCAGGCTCTGTACGAGGGCCGTGAGGCGGAGGCGGCCGCGTCCTACCCGCTCGGCCGGCTCGGCGTGCCCTCCGACATCGGAGGCGCCGCCGCGTTCCTCACCTCGGCACAGTCGGACTGGATCACCGGGCAGACGCTCGTGGTCGACGGCGGCATCTTCCTGAACGCCGGCGTGGGCTGA
- a CDS encoding 3-hydroxyacyl-CoA dehydrogenase, translating into MTERRQRLFVLEISGGGRVFSVNPDGTDKRFLVSGCRFPDGVAVDAEAGHIYWTNMGSPPLDDGSIERVDLDGGNRTTIVPDGGTHTPKQLHLEAVGRKLYWGDREGMRVMRCDLDGTNIETLVRTGRTDSDRRDETRWCVGVAVDPDAGHLYWSQKGPSDAGLGKILRAGIDLPAGESADGRSDVEVLLQGLPEPIDLQLDLTERTLYWTDRGDPPRGNSVNRTPVDPPGGRREPEILWTHLMEGIGIALDLDDGRLFVTDMAGTVYAADLDGSNRREILIVQGNLTGIAHALVPAEEP; encoded by the coding sequence GTGACGGAGCGGCGGCAGAGACTGTTCGTGCTCGAAATCAGCGGTGGCGGTCGCGTGTTCTCGGTGAACCCCGACGGCACCGACAAGCGGTTCCTCGTCTCGGGATGCAGGTTCCCCGACGGTGTCGCCGTCGACGCCGAGGCGGGGCACATCTACTGGACGAACATGGGTTCCCCGCCACTCGACGACGGCTCGATCGAGCGTGTCGACCTGGACGGAGGCAACCGGACGACGATCGTTCCCGACGGCGGCACGCACACGCCGAAACAACTGCACCTCGAAGCCGTCGGCCGCAAGCTGTACTGGGGTGACCGCGAAGGGATGCGCGTCATGCGCTGCGACCTCGACGGCACGAACATCGAGACACTCGTCCGGACGGGACGGACGGACAGCGACCGCCGCGATGAGACCAGATGGTGCGTCGGAGTCGCCGTGGATCCCGACGCCGGCCACCTGTACTGGTCGCAGAAGGGACCGAGCGACGCGGGACTGGGGAAGATCCTCCGGGCCGGCATCGATCTGCCCGCAGGCGAATCCGCTGACGGCCGGAGCGACGTCGAGGTGCTGCTCCAGGGGCTCCCGGAGCCGATCGACCTGCAGTTGGACCTGACGGAGCGCACGCTGTACTGGACCGACCGCGGGGATCCGCCGCGGGGCAACTCCGTGAACCGCACACCGGTGGATCCGCCCGGCGGGCGGCGGGAGCCCGAGATCCTGTGGACGCACCTGATGGAGGGCATCGGCATCGCTCTCGATCTCGACGACGGCCGCCTGTTCGTCACCGACATGGCCGGGACCGTCTACGCGGCGGACCTCGACGGGTCGAACCGCCGGGAGATCCTCATCGTGCAGGGCAACCTCACCGGGATCGCCCATGCCCTGGTTCCCGCCGAGGAGCCCTAG
- the fabG gene encoding 3-oxoacyl-ACP reductase FabG, with amino-acid sequence MSTTEQRVAVVTGAARGIGAATAVRLAAEGRAVAVIDLDEAACKDTVEKITSAGGKAIAVGCDVSDEAQVESAIARIAEELGAPTILVNNAGVLRDNLLFKMAASDWDTVMNVHLRGAFLMAKACQKYMVEAKFGRIVNLSSSSALGNRGQANYSAAKAGLQGLTKTLAIELGKFGVTANAVAPGFIATDMTAATAARVGMGFEDFQAAAATQIPVQRVGNPDDIANAIAFFTGEAAGFVSGQVLYVAGGPLN; translated from the coding sequence ATGTCCACCACTGAGCAGCGCGTCGCCGTAGTCACCGGTGCCGCGCGCGGCATCGGCGCCGCGACCGCCGTACGACTGGCCGCCGAGGGCCGCGCCGTCGCGGTGATCGACCTCGACGAGGCCGCGTGCAAGGACACCGTGGAGAAGATCACCTCCGCCGGCGGCAAGGCCATCGCGGTCGGCTGCGACGTCTCCGACGAGGCCCAGGTCGAGTCCGCGATCGCGCGGATCGCCGAGGAGCTCGGCGCGCCGACGATCCTGGTGAACAACGCGGGCGTGCTCCGCGACAACCTGCTGTTCAAGATGGCCGCGTCCGACTGGGACACCGTCATGAACGTGCACCTGCGCGGTGCCTTCCTGATGGCCAAGGCCTGTCAGAAGTACATGGTGGAAGCGAAGTTCGGCCGGATCGTCAACCTGTCGTCCTCCTCCGCTCTCGGCAATCGCGGCCAGGCCAACTACTCCGCCGCCAAGGCCGGTCTCCAGGGCCTGACCAAGACGCTCGCCATCGAACTCGGCAAGTTCGGCGTCACCGCGAACGCCGTCGCCCCCGGCTTCATCGCCACCGACATGACCGCCGCCACGGCCGCCCGCGTCGGCATGGGCTTCGAGGACTTCCAGGCCGCCGCCGCCACCCAGATCCCCGTGCAGCGCGTCGGCAACCCCGACGACATCGCCAACGCCATCGCCTTCTTCACCGGCGAGGCCGCCGGATTCGTCTCCGGCCAGGTGCTGTACGTGGCCGGCGGACCGCTCAACTAA
- a CDS encoding LLM class flavin-dependent oxidoreductase produces the protein MITVPLSALEVAMVQAGAPAADTLRDTTEFARRIEDLGYQRLWYAEHHHSPAIGAFPPVVLTAHTAASTSSIRLGSGGVLAPNHAPIMLAEQFGTLAALHAGRIDLGIGRGPGTFDESTARALRRGAGPTTDDEYRDDVSETLRFLVEEVALDPLPEPWLLSSSTAGATLAAELGLPIAFAHHIRPDNTLAALHHYREHFSPSRWCDRPRVLVCVETVCAETREEAARLSGPMDVVKAGLLKGQGDIPFPTPEQAAAHSFTPQEARALTAFRIHQAHGTPDTVAAHLTDLADATGADELMLVTPVYALTDRLKSYALVRQHVMTPAERLPR, from the coding sequence ATGATCACTGTGCCGCTCAGCGCGCTGGAAGTAGCCATGGTCCAAGCGGGCGCCCCGGCCGCGGACACGTTACGCGACACCACCGAGTTCGCCCGGCGGATCGAAGACCTCGGATACCAGCGGCTCTGGTACGCCGAGCACCATCACTCCCCCGCCATCGGAGCGTTCCCGCCCGTCGTCCTGACCGCCCACACGGCCGCGTCCACCTCGTCCATCCGTCTCGGATCCGGTGGCGTCCTCGCCCCCAACCACGCTCCGATCATGCTCGCGGAGCAGTTCGGCACGCTGGCCGCACTGCACGCGGGCCGGATCGACCTGGGCATCGGCCGCGGTCCGGGCACCTTCGACGAGTCCACGGCGCGGGCCCTGCGGCGTGGGGCGGGACCGACGACGGACGACGAGTACCGCGACGACGTGTCGGAGACCCTGCGGTTCCTGGTGGAGGAGGTCGCGCTCGACCCGCTCCCGGAGCCGTGGCTGCTGTCCTCGAGCACGGCCGGTGCCACGCTCGCGGCGGAACTCGGGCTGCCGATCGCCTTCGCCCATCACATCCGTCCCGACAACACCCTCGCCGCGCTCCACCACTACCGGGAGCACTTCTCCCCCTCCCGCTGGTGCGACCGCCCCCGCGTGCTGGTCTGCGTGGAGACGGTGTGCGCCGAGACGCGGGAGGAGGCCGCCCGGCTCTCGGGCCCGATGGATGTCGTCAAGGCCGGACTGCTCAAAGGGCAGGGCGACATCCCCTTCCCCACGCCCGAGCAGGCAGCCGCCCACTCCTTCACCCCCCAGGAGGCGCGGGCCCTGACGGCCTTCCGCATCCACCAGGCACACGGCACACCCGACACCGTCGCGGCGCACCTGACGGACCTGGCGGACGCGACCGGCGCGGACGAACTCATGCTGGTGACACCCGTCTACGCGCTGACCGACCGTCTGAAGTCCTACGCACTCGTCCGACAGCACGTCATGACGCCGGCGGAGCGGCTCCCGCGGTAG